In Helianthus annuus cultivar XRQ/B chromosome 3, HanXRQr2.0-SUNRISE, whole genome shotgun sequence, a single window of DNA contains:
- the LOC110930955 gene encoding uncharacterized protein LOC110930955 translates to MVAEPWLVRLGNQMTSKHSNQSKQSKQSKNNKHEANQAVETIGILSFEVANVLSKTVHLHKSLTNAEIYKLKTKIINTEGVKTLVSSDETYLLELAVSEKLEDLNIIAGVVSRLGRKCTVTQLQGFQHVYNDIVTGVIDVGELGFLVKDMDAMVRKMERFVNTTASLYSEMEVLNQLEVAKNKFQQNQHEESRKAFEQKVVWQKQDVRQLKDVSLWNQSFDKIVEMLARTVCTLYARICLVFGETIARREMFSNSSGSVSRGNLGSLQSRSVKSGGGFSKVSKAQAGLKKGEMSSFKGEDFSFACGLGPGRLFMECLNRNASVSKLDDFDDGSVTKGDDVSSQVSGSCSVASSVRKDITNHPDLQTRVPGEQRRVKTNGVSGFKTDPKNQLVVQASQNTIGGSALALHYANVIIVIEKLLQYPHLVGEEARDDLYQMLPTSLRLALKTSLKSYVKDLAIYDAPLAHDWKDRLDGILAWLAPLAHNMIRWQNERNFEQQQIVSRTNVLLLQTLYFADRTKTEAAICELLVGLNYICRYEHQQNALLDCASSFDFEDCVEWQTQY, encoded by the coding sequence ATGGTAGCTGAACCATGGCTAGTCAGATTAGGCAATCAAATGACTTCGAAACACTCGAATCAATCGAAACAATCGAAACAATCGAAGAACAACAAGCATGAAGCTAATCAAGCCGTTGAAACGATCGGAATCTTATCATTCGAAGTGGCGAACGTGTTGTCAAAAACCGTTCATCTCCACAAATCGTTAACAAACGCCGAAATCTACAAATTGAAAACCAAGATTATTAACACAGAGGGTGTAAAAACCCTAGTTTCGTCAGACGAAACGTATCTTCTAGAACTCGCGGTATCCGAGAAGCTAGAGGATTTGAATATCATTGCTGGAGTTGTATCCAGGCTTGGTAGGAAGTGTACGGTCACACAACTGCAAGGGTTTCAGCATGTGTATAATGATATTGTTACTGGAGTTATCGATGTTGGTGAATTAGGGTTTTTAGTGAAGGATATGGATGCAATGGTGAGGAAAATGGAGAGGTTTGTTAATACAACTGCTAGTTTGTATAGTGAAATGGAGGTGTTGAATCAGTTAGAGGTCGCGAAGAATAAGTTTCAGCAGAATCAGCACGAGGAAAGCCGGAAAGCGTTTGAGCAGAAAGTGGTGTGGCAGAAGCAGGATGTGAGGCAGTTGAAGGATGTTAGTTTGTGGAATCAGAGTTTTGATAAGATTGTAGAGATGCTTGCTAGAACGGTTTGTACGCTTTATGCGCGTATTTGTTTGGTTTTTGGTGAGACCATTGCGAGACGAGAGATGTTTTCGAATAGTTCGGGTTCGGTTTCGAGGGGAAATTTGGGAAGTTTACAGTCGCGCAGTGTGAAATCTGGTGGTGGTTTTAGTAAGGTTTCTAAGGCTCAGGCGGGATTGAAAAAGGGGGAAATGTCGTCGTTTAAAGGAGAAGATTTTAGTTTTGCTTGCGGGTTGGGACCGGGGAGATTGTTTATGGAATGTTTAAATAGGAACGCTTCGGTTTCAAAGTTGGATGATTTTGACGATGGTTCTGTTACAAAAGGTGATGATGTAAGCAGCCAGGTTTCCGGTTCTTGTAGTGTGGCAAGCAGCGTAAGAAAAGATATCACGAATCATCCGGATTTACAAACTCGGGTTCCAGGAGAACAAAGACGGGTTAAAACGAACGGGGTGAGCGGGTTTAAAACGGATCCGAAAAACCAGCTAGTGGTACAAGCTTCTCAAAACACTATTGGAGGGTCTGCGTTAGCGTTGCATTATGCTAATGTTATTATCGTGATCGAGAAATTACTTCAATACCCGCATTTAGTAGGTGAGGAAGCTAGAGATGATTTGTATCAAATGTTACCAACAAGCTTACGGTTGGCGTTGAAGACGAGTTTAAAGTCTTACGTGAAAGATCTAGCGATATACGATGCGCCCCTTGCCCATGATTGGAAAGATAGGCTTGACGGGATTCTCGCTTGGCTTGCACCTTTAGCACACAACATGATTCGGTGGCAAAACGAGAGAAATTTCGAGCAACAACAAATTGTTTCACGAACCAACGTTCTTCTTCTGCAAACGTTGTATTTTGCAGATAGAACGAAAACAGAGGCAGCCATTTGCGAGCTTCTTGTGGGGTTGAATTATATTTGTCGTTACGAGCATCAACAAAACGCGTTATTGGATTGCGCAAGCAGTTTTGACTTTGAAGACTGCGTGGAATGGCAAACGCAATATTGA